A single region of the Gemella sp. zg-570 genome encodes:
- the galE gene encoding UDP-glucose 4-epimerase GalE, with amino-acid sequence MTKKILVTGGAGYIGSHTCVELLNSGYEVVVVDNLYNANEKSLEVVKKITGKDLTFYKADIRDEKKIDEIFKKEKNIFGVIHFAGLKAVGESCQIPLTYYDNNISGTLVLCEVMKKNNCKNIIFSSSATVYGDPHTVPIKEDFPLSATNPYGRTKLMLEQILGDVYTADKEWNIVLLRYFNPIGAHECGDMGEDPNGIPNNLLPYISQVAVGKLEKVNVFGNDYDTHDGTGVRDYIHVVDLAKGHVLALKKLAANSGLSVYNLGTGKGYSVLDVIKNMSIAVGRQLPYVIAKRRSGDIATCYADASRAKEELGWQAEYDISRMCEDSWRWQSKHPDGYKE; translated from the coding sequence ATGACAAAAAAAATATTGGTTACAGGTGGAGCTGGTTATATCGGTTCTCACACTTGTGTTGAATTATTAAATTCAGGTTATGAAGTTGTAGTTGTAGATAACTTGTATAATGCTAATGAAAAAAGTTTAGAAGTAGTAAAAAAAATAACTGGTAAAGATTTGACTTTTTATAAGGCAGATATTCGTGATGAGAAAAAAATTGATGAAATTTTTAAAAAAGAAAAAAATATTTTTGGTGTTATTCACTTTGCAGGTTTAAAAGCAGTAGGTGAATCTTGCCAAATTCCTCTGACTTATTATGACAATAATATTTCTGGTACGCTAGTTTTGTGTGAAGTTATGAAAAAAAATAATTGTAAGAATATAATTTTCTCATCTTCTGCAACGGTATATGGCGACCCGCATACAGTACCTATAAAAGAAGATTTTCCACTGTCAGCAACTAATCCTTATGGACGAACTAAGTTAATGTTAGAACAAATTTTAGGAGATGTTTATACGGCTGATAAAGAATGGAATATTGTGTTACTTAGATACTTTAATCCGATAGGGGCTCATGAATGTGGAGATATGGGAGAAGACCCAAACGGCATTCCAAATAATTTACTTCCTTACATATCACAAGTGGCAGTAGGAAAATTAGAAAAAGTAAATGTTTTTGGTAATGACTATGACACGCATGACGGAACTGGGGTGCGTGATTATATTCACGTTGTAGACTTGGCAAAGGGTCATGTTCTAGCCCTTAAAAAATTAGCAGCTAATTCTGGTTTATCTGTTTATAATTTAGGAACTGGAAAGGGCTATTCAGTTCTTGATGTTATAAAAAATATGAGTATTGCCGTAGGTAGACAATTGCCTTATGTTATTGCTAAGCGTCGTAGCGGAGATATTGCAACTTGCTATGCTGATGCGAGCAGGGCAAAAGAAGAGTTAGGTTGGCAGGCAGAATATGATATTTCAAGAATGTGTGAAGATTCTTGGCGTTGGCAAAGTAAACATCCAGACGGTTATAAAGAATAG
- a CDS encoding BRO family protein, with translation MNNEIKLFEGNKIRSIWDRDKEDWYFSIIDVVAVLTESKDAGAYWRKLKQRLKEEASEVVTNCHALKLKSHKDGKMYKTDVADMQGIFRIIQSIPSPKAEPFKMWLAQVGKERIDEIIDPELTIDRALETYLKKGYTREWINQRLQAIQVRKELTDTWQDHGVREGREYAILTNEITKAWTGMTTREYKDYKGLKKQNLRDNMSTLELVLNMLAEATTTELANATNPQGLEENKKVAKRGGSIAGNARKEIEEETGQAVITSKNAIDFGKLIGDVTKSISEDKK, from the coding sequence ATGAATAATGAAATAAAATTATTTGAGGGCAATAAGATACGTTCGATTTGGGATAGGGACAAAGAAGACTGGTATTTTAGCATAATTGATGTTGTCGCAGTTTTGACGGAGAGTAAAGATGCTGGAGCTTATTGGAGAAAATTAAAACAAAGATTAAAAGAAGAAGCTAGCGAGGTCGTGACAAATTGTCACGCACTGAAATTAAAGTCGCATAAAGACGGTAAAATGTATAAAACTGACGTTGCCGATATGCAAGGGATTTTCCGTATCATACAATCCATTCCATCTCCAAAAGCTGAACCATTTAAGATGTGGCTAGCCCAAGTAGGAAAAGAAAGAATTGATGAAATAATTGACCCGGAACTAACAATCGACAGAGCCTTAGAAACTTATCTAAAAAAAGGCTATACAAGAGAATGGATTAACCAAAGACTACAAGCTATTCAAGTTAGAAAAGAATTAACTGATACTTGGCAAGACCACGGAGTAAGAGAGGGTAGAGAGTATGCAATTCTTACAAATGAAATTACTAAGGCTTGGACAGGTATGACAACAAGAGAGTACAAAGATTACAAGGGACTAAAAAAACAAAACCTTAGAGATAATATGTCTACACTTGAACTTGTATTAAATATGCTAGCAGAAGCTACAACAACAGAACTTGCCAATGCAACCAACCCCCAAGGCTTAGAAGAAAATAAAAAAGTTGCAAAACGTGGTGGCTCTATTGCAGGTAATGCTAGAAAAGAAATTGAAGAAGAAACAGGGCAAGCTGTAATAACATCAAAAAATGCTATTGATTTTGGAAAATTGATTGGTGATGTAACAAAATCAATTTCAGAAGATAAAAAATAA
- a CDS encoding LysR family transcriptional regulator, whose translation MDNKRKLDYLTKIITSKNITKAATELFVSQPYLSKFIKNIEEELEIKIFQKINGQINLTFAGERYLNYLTEIDKLEQKMQSEFDLIRNNKKGKIRLGINPALATAMLYKVIPQFKQTNPNIMIELFEKNQNISEEMLENNQLDVVIGMSPIFNEKLSYNIIYTENMYLFAHKSSKLYNGKIKDITKFSKSLALLNNEPIILTPLQYGIGKMVENFFKKNNLELNTSITTSTVPTAVNLAKSGMGCTFIPENLINNYLEEDATIYSFKKTDIKAEYIAIFRKNEQLPQITINLLNTILENLKK comes from the coding sequence ATGGATAATAAGAGAAAATTAGACTATCTTACTAAAATTATTACAAGTAAAAATATTACAAAAGCAGCTACTGAACTTTTTGTATCACAACCCTACTTGAGTAAATTTATTAAAAATATTGAAGAAGAATTAGAAATTAAAATTTTTCAAAAAATAAATGGGCAGATAAATTTAACTTTTGCAGGGGAAAGATACCTTAACTATCTGACTGAAATAGATAAGTTGGAACAGAAAATGCAGAGTGAATTTGACTTGATACGTAATAACAAAAAAGGAAAAATTCGTCTGGGTATAAATCCAGCTTTGGCAACGGCTATGTTATATAAGGTTATACCCCAATTTAAACAAACAAATCCTAATATTATGATTGAATTATTTGAGAAAAATCAAAATATTTCCGAAGAAATGTTAGAAAATAACCAGCTCGATGTTGTTATTGGTATGTCGCCCATATTCAATGAAAAATTATCCTATAATATTATCTATACTGAAAATATGTATTTATTCGCTCACAAATCTAGCAAATTATATAATGGTAAGATAAAGGATATTACAAAATTTTCTAAGTCCCTTGCCCTCTTAAATAATGAACCTATAATTTTAACGCCCTTGCAATACGGCATAGGAAAAATGGTAGAAAATTTTTTCAAAAAAAATAATTTAGAATTAAATACTTCTATTACGACAAGTACCGTACCAACAGCAGTCAATCTTGCTAAATCTGGTATGGGCTGCACCTTTATTCCAGAAAATTTAATTAATAACTATCTTGAAGAAGACGCTACAATTTATAGTTTTAAAAAAACTGATATTAAGGCTGAATATATAGCAATCTTTAGAAAAAATGAACAGCTACCACAAATAACTATAAATTTACTCAATACCATTCTTGAAAACTTAAAAAAATAA
- a CDS encoding cold-shock protein — protein sequence MQQGTVKWFNEEKGFGFISVEGGKDVFVHFSAITKEGFKTLKEGDKVEFLVEEGNRGPQAANVVVL from the coding sequence ATGCAACAAGGTACAGTAAAATGGTTTAACGAAGAAAAAGGATTTGGATTTATTTCAGTAGAGGGTGGAAAAGATGTGTTCGTACATTTTTCAGCTATCACTAAAGAAGGATTCAAAACTCTTAAAGAAGGGGACAAGGTAGAATTTTTAGTAGAAGAAGGAAATCGTGGTCCTCAAGCTGCAAATGTAGTTGTTCTTTAA
- a CDS encoding restriction endonuclease subunit S, which yields MGSSKPYKKYRPGGSKIKKIKASLDKKLKNIQWGEYRIGDLFEVKSSKKIFHANNIEIMEEKILDSYPYVVRKTGENGIRGYIKQSEEFLNPKNTLSFAQDTFTVFYQKEKYFTGNNVKILVPKFSEFNESIGIFFVGIFKHLLSNFSWGTGSTKEWINSFILKLPIKNGEIDFEFMDAYISELEEERISELAAYLTVSGLDNYKLSTLEREALDLVLADKLTWAEFRIGDLFEKIKTKNLKMKVGDLSPRKTEKFNLPVLTAGIENQGLNNYAPKANATILKNVISISANGANTGATFYQSKEFTVLQDAYAISCKLDFSLNDNHNLFLTGAIRKSIYGNFAWTDKAGWEKVKKEFIQLPTKNGEIDFEFINTLISAVQKLVIKDVVLYADKKIQATKEVVKRK from the coding sequence TTGGGAAGTAGCAAACCTTATAAAAAATACAGACCAGGAGGAAGCAAAATCAAAAAAATAAAAGCCTCACTGGATAAAAAACTAAAAAATATTCAGTGGGGCGAGTATAGGATTGGGGATTTGTTTGAGGTTAAATCATCGAAAAAAATTTTTCACGCTAACAATATAGAGATTATGGAAGAAAAAATATTAGATAGTTATCCTTATGTTGTTAGAAAAACTGGAGAAAATGGAATTAGAGGGTATATTAAACAAAGTGAAGAATTTTTAAATCCTAAAAATACATTATCTTTTGCACAAGACACATTCACGGTTTTTTACCAAAAGGAAAAATATTTTACAGGAAATAATGTTAAAATACTTGTGCCTAAATTTTCTGAATTTAATGAAAGTATTGGAATATTCTTTGTAGGAATATTTAAACATTTATTAAGTAATTTTAGCTGGGGGACAGGCTCTACTAAAGAATGGATAAATTCATTTATTCTAAAACTCCCAATCAAAAATGGAGAAATTGATTTTGAATTTATGGACGCTTATATAAGCGAGCTAGAAGAGGAGCGTATAAGCGAGCTAGCCGCTTACTTGACAGTAAGCGGCTTGGATAACTATAAGTTATCCACTCTTGAGCGTGAGGCACTAGACCTTGTCTTAGCAGATAAACTTACTTGGGCGGAGTTTAGGATTGGAGATTTGTTTGAGAAAATCAAAACAAAAAATTTAAAAATGAAAGTAGGAGATTTATCTCCTAGAAAGACAGAAAAATTCAATCTTCCAGTTTTAACCGCAGGAATTGAAAATCAAGGACTTAATAACTACGCTCCTAAAGCAAATGCAACTATATTAAAAAATGTAATTTCAATATCTGCTAATGGAGCAAATACTGGTGCAACATTTTATCAAAGTAAAGAATTTACAGTGTTACAAGATGCTTATGCAATATCTTGCAAGTTAGATTTTTCACTTAATGACAATCATAATTTGTTTTTAACAGGTGCAATTAGGAAATCTATATATGGTAATTTTGCTTGGACAGATAAAGCAGGTTGGGAAAAAGTAAAAAAAGAATTTATCCAACTCCCAACCAAAAACGGTGAAATTGATTTTGAATTTATAAATACCCTAATATCAGCCGTACAGAAGTTAGTTATTAAAGACGTGGTACTTTACGCTGATAAAAAAATTCAAGCAACTAAAGAAGTTGTGAAGAGGAAGTAA
- the leuS gene encoding leucine--tRNA ligase, translated as MECEKVFNHRVIEKKWQDYWEKNKTFKTSDDMSKEKFYALDMFPYPSGAGLHVGHPEGYTATDILSRYKRAKGYNVLHPMGWDAFGLPAEQYALDTGNDPREFTKKNIDTFRRQIKELGFSYDWDREVDTTDPNYYKWTQWIFIQLYNKGLAYVDEVPVNWCPALGTVLSNEEVVDGVSERGGHPVERRPMRQWVLKITEYAERLLQDLEELDWPESLKAMQRNWIGKSEGAEVDFEIFGHDEKFTVFTTRPDTLFGATYCVLAPEHKLVEKITSPEQKYVVEKYLEEVKRKSDLQRTDLNKDKTGVFTGAYAINPINNKKIPIWIADYVLMSYGTGAIMSVPAHDERDFEFAKKFNLPIISVIAGGDVEKSVHLEDNEHINSEFLDGLNKADAIEKAIEFLEKNNLGQKKVTYKLRDWLFSRQRYWGEPIPVITWEDGTMTTVPEDELPLLLPETDNIKPSGTGESPLANLSDWVNVVCQKTGKKGKRETNTMPQWAGSCWYYLRYIDPNNSEKFADPEKLKYWLPVDIYIGGAEHAVLHLLYARFWHKVLYDLGLVPTKEPFQKLFNQGMILAESKNGKPEKMSKSKGNVVNPDDIVKSHGADTLRVYEMFMGPLDASIAWSTNGLDGSRRFLDRVYRLLVNEETNQVSEKIVDKDNTDLEISYNFTVKKVGEDIENLQFNTAISQLMVFVNDCNKAEFIPKKYALGFIQLLAPFAPHLAEEMWAIYGNTETLAYASWPTYDESKLVSNTVEIVVQVLGKVRTKLELAKDLSKEELEKQVLANKEVQTLIEGKNLVKVISVPNRLVNLVVK; from the coding sequence ATGGAGTGTGAAAAAGTGTTTAACCATAGAGTAATAGAAAAAAAATGGCAAGATTATTGGGAAAAAAATAAAACTTTTAAAACAAGCGACGATATGTCTAAGGAAAAATTTTATGCCTTAGATATGTTTCCTTATCCGTCAGGAGCTGGTCTGCATGTAGGACATCCAGAGGGGTATACAGCAACCGATATATTGAGTAGATATAAAAGAGCTAAGGGTTATAATGTTCTTCATCCTATGGGCTGGGACGCATTTGGTTTGCCGGCTGAACAATATGCTCTGGATACTGGTAACGACCCGAGAGAATTTACGAAAAAAAATATTGACACCTTCCGTCGTCAAATAAAAGAATTAGGATTTTCTTATGATTGGGATAGGGAAGTTGATACAACAGACCCTAACTACTACAAGTGGACGCAGTGGATTTTTATTCAATTATACAATAAGGGCTTGGCTTATGTTGATGAAGTTCCTGTAAACTGGTGTCCAGCCTTGGGAACAGTTTTATCAAATGAAGAAGTAGTAGACGGAGTTTCAGAACGTGGAGGTCATCCTGTTGAACGCCGTCCTATGCGACAATGGGTTCTAAAAATAACAGAGTATGCAGAAAGATTACTTCAAGACTTAGAAGAATTAGACTGGCCTGAAAGTTTAAAAGCTATGCAAAGAAACTGGATTGGAAAATCTGAGGGAGCAGAAGTAGATTTTGAAATTTTTGGACATGACGAGAAATTTACAGTATTTACAACACGTCCTGACACCTTGTTTGGAGCAACTTACTGTGTATTAGCTCCTGAACATAAATTAGTAGAAAAAATTACAAGCCCTGAACAAAAATATGTAGTTGAAAAATACTTAGAAGAAGTAAAACGCAAATCTGATTTGCAACGTACCGACCTTAACAAAGATAAAACAGGAGTATTTACTGGAGCTTATGCAATCAATCCAATAAATAATAAAAAAATTCCGATTTGGATAGCTGACTATGTTCTTATGTCTTACGGAACAGGGGCTATCATGTCAGTACCTGCCCACGACGAGCGAGATTTTGAATTTGCTAAAAAATTTAATTTGCCGATTATATCAGTAATAGCTGGTGGAGATGTTGAAAAATCTGTCCACTTAGAAGATAATGAACACATCAATTCAGAATTTTTAGACGGACTTAACAAGGCTGACGCCATAGAAAAAGCAATAGAATTTTTAGAAAAAAATAATTTAGGTCAGAAAAAAGTAACTTATAAACTGCGTGATTGGTTATTCTCTCGCCAGCGTTACTGGGGAGAACCAATACCAGTAATTACTTGGGAAGATGGAACAATGACGACTGTTCCTGAAGATGAATTGCCTTTACTGCTACCAGAAACAGACAATATAAAACCATCTGGCACAGGAGAATCACCCCTAGCTAATCTAAGTGATTGGGTAAATGTAGTTTGTCAAAAAACTGGTAAAAAAGGAAAAAGAGAAACTAACACAATGCCTCAATGGGCTGGCTCTTGCTGGTACTATTTAAGATACATAGACCCGAATAATAGCGAAAAATTTGCTGACCCAGAAAAATTAAAATATTGGTTGCCAGTTGATATTTATATAGGGGGAGCTGAACATGCAGTTCTGCATTTACTTTATGCAAGATTTTGGCACAAAGTTTTATACGATTTAGGACTAGTTCCAACAAAAGAACCATTCCAAAAATTATTCAATCAAGGTATGATTTTAGCAGAAAGTAAAAATGGTAAACCGGAAAAAATGTCTAAATCAAAAGGCAATGTAGTAAATCCAGACGATATTGTAAAATCACACGGAGCTGATACACTAAGAGTTTACGAAATGTTTATGGGGCCACTTGATGCGTCGATAGCTTGGTCAACAAATGGTTTAGACGGTTCACGCCGTTTCCTAGATAGAGTTTATCGTTTGCTTGTTAATGAAGAAACAAATCAAGTTAGTGAAAAAATTGTCGACAAGGATAATACTGATTTAGAAATAAGTTACAATTTCACAGTGAAAAAAGTTGGAGAAGATATAGAAAATCTACAATTCAATACAGCAATTTCACAACTTATGGTTTTCGTAAACGACTGTAACAAGGCAGAATTTATTCCGAAAAAATACGCTTTAGGATTTATTCAACTACTGGCTCCATTTGCACCACACTTAGCAGAAGAAATGTGGGCTATATATGGTAATACAGAAACTTTAGCCTATGCTTCATGGCCGACTTATGACGAAAGCAAACTCGTAAGCAATACAGTAGAAATAGTTGTTCAAGTGCTAGGTAAGGTGAGAACAAAATTAGAACTTGCTAAAGATTTATCAAAAGAAGAATTAGAAAAACAAGTTTTAGCTAATAAAGAAGTTCAAACATTAATAGAAGGAAAAAATCTTGTAAAAGTAATTTCAGTTCCAAATAGATTAGTAAACTTGGTAGTAAAATAA
- a CDS encoding KH domain-containing protein, translated as MEELIYNIVSEIVEHKEEIKIEKFIKNAREHYVLSVHPDDCGRIIGKKGMTINAIRTVLNSTNFTKKVYFNIAE; from the coding sequence ATGGAAGAATTAATTTATAATATTGTTAGTGAAATTGTAGAACATAAGGAAGAAATAAAAATAGAAAAATTTATAAAAAATGCTAGAGAGCATTATGTTCTAAGTGTCCACCCAGACGATTGCGGAAGAATAATAGGTAAAAAAGGTATGACTATTAATGCCATAAGAACAGTATTAAATTCTACAAACTTCACAAAAAAAGTTTATTTCAATATAGCTGAATAA
- a CDS encoding peptidoglycan bridge formation glycyltransferase FemA/FemB family protein: MKFIDDISIEKYNEFVEKNINCSIFQSPGWVKVKNTWGYKRLAVIDDNSNVLATAQILTRSGLWYLPRGPILDYNNAELLEYFLKNLKLYAKKNKAKLLKIDIPEPLKNAPKKEFLEAKEDSKKESIMSIFKKAKFKHKGFTLQMSDTIQPRFEAVTYLNENFETELPKRTHRLLKNSEKILIETQCMDKNGLDDLMFALSGTEQRKNITLRNKEYFENLFEIYGKDCIIYTAYMDVKNSLSKCRQKEEEILEEIASLNEKMRKKKYKLEESLQGIQGLIKYFEDLYEETHEERHVISSVISVKYGLSSEILYGGMNGKFSKIPAQYKVYVETMKKFFEMGAVKTSMGGVEGSLEDGLLLYKSHFNPNVVEHYGEFDYAISKTYKFMYDYGLPLRRKILKLIRR; the protein is encoded by the coding sequence ATGAAATTTATAGATGATATAAGTATAGAAAAATATAATGAATTTGTAGAAAAAAATATAAATTGTAGTATTTTTCAATCTCCTGGCTGGGTAAAAGTAAAAAATACTTGGGGGTATAAAAGACTTGCTGTCATAGACGACAATTCTAACGTTTTAGCGACGGCACAAATTTTAACAAGAAGCGGTCTATGGTATCTACCGAGAGGGCCCATTCTTGATTATAATAATGCAGAACTTTTAGAATATTTTTTAAAAAACTTAAAATTATATGCAAAAAAAAATAAGGCTAAGTTATTAAAAATAGATATTCCTGAACCCTTGAAAAATGCCCCTAAAAAAGAATTTCTTGAAGCTAAAGAAGATAGTAAAAAAGAAAGTATCATGTCAATTTTTAAAAAGGCTAAATTCAAACATAAGGGTTTTACTTTGCAAATGAGTGATACTATCCAACCAAGATTTGAAGCTGTAACCTATTTGAACGAAAATTTTGAAACTGAACTGCCCAAACGCACACATAGATTATTAAAAAATTCAGAAAAAATATTAATTGAAACACAGTGTATGGATAAAAATGGTTTAGATGACTTGATGTTTGCCCTATCGGGTACGGAGCAAAGAAAAAATATTACTTTACGTAATAAGGAATATTTTGAAAATCTTTTTGAAATTTATGGCAAAGACTGTATAATTTATACAGCCTATATGGATGTTAAAAATTCACTAAGTAAGTGCAGGCAAAAAGAAGAAGAAATTTTAGAAGAAATAGCTAGTCTTAATGAGAAGATGCGTAAGAAAAAATATAAACTTGAAGAGAGTTTGCAGGGAATACAAGGTTTAATAAAATATTTTGAAGACTTATATGAAGAAACTCATGAAGAAAGACACGTAATTTCTTCGGTCATATCAGTTAAATACGGCCTAAGTTCAGAAATTCTTTATGGCGGTATGAACGGTAAATTTTCAAAAATCCCTGCTCAATATAAGGTCTATGTAGAAACAATGAAGAAATTTTTTGAAATGGGAGCAGTAAAAACTTCTATGGGTGGAGTAGAAGGTAGTCTTGAAGATGGATTATTACTTTACAAGTCTCATTTTAATCCAAATGTAGTTGAACATTATGGAGAGTTTGATTATGCCATTAGCAAAACTTATAAATTTATGTACGACTATGGTCTGCCTTTACGCAGAAAAATTTTAAAATTAATAAGAAGATAA
- a CDS encoding MFS transporter: MQTNYKGTNKLLIGIVLAVLAFWLFAQSMLNIAPDVQKTLKISAGAMNIGISITALFSGIFIVAAGGLADKLGRVKFSLIGLVLNIIGSALLVVATGSGLFIAGRALQGLAAAFIMPATMALVKTYYDGAERQRAVSYWSIGSWGGSGLCSLFGGAVSSSLGWKYVFIISIVVSVISILLIMGTPESKVKSDKKQSFDYVGLTIFVITMLALNIGISKGKELGFLSPLTLGLIAVVIVGLYVFYKVEVSKSNSFIDFSLFKNQGYLGATISNFLLNAVAGTLFVINSYMQQGRGLNSQKAGMMSLGYLVCVLITIRIGEKLLQKMGSRKPMLIGTLINAIGIALMALTMVQGSTYFVLVFIGYALFGTGLGIYATPSTDTAISSVPNEKAGVAAGIYKMASSLGGAIGVTISAAVYNGLASGKDFTAGATYGLITNVAFCIFAIMSIVFIIPKKK; encoded by the coding sequence ATGCAAACAAATTACAAGGGAACAAATAAATTATTAATCGGTATTGTACTAGCAGTTTTAGCTTTTTGGTTATTTGCCCAATCAATGTTAAATATAGCACCTGACGTACAAAAAACTTTAAAAATTTCAGCTGGTGCTATGAATATCGGTATTTCAATAACAGCTCTATTTTCTGGAATTTTTATTGTTGCAGCTGGAGGTTTAGCTGATAAATTAGGTCGTGTTAAATTTTCTTTAATAGGTCTTGTTTTAAATATTATAGGGTCAGCCCTATTAGTAGTTGCGACTGGTTCAGGTTTATTTATAGCAGGTCGTGCCTTGCAAGGTCTTGCAGCCGCATTTATTATGCCAGCAACAATGGCACTTGTTAAAACTTATTATGACGGAGCAGAACGTCAACGTGCAGTTAGTTACTGGTCAATCGGTTCTTGGGGTGGTTCTGGTCTTTGCTCTTTATTTGGTGGGGCAGTTTCTAGTTCACTAGGTTGGAAGTATGTATTTATTATTTCGATTGTTGTTTCAGTAATAAGTATTTTACTAATTATGGGAACACCAGAAAGTAAAGTTAAATCTGATAAAAAACAAAGTTTCGATTATGTAGGATTAACTATTTTTGTAATAACAATGCTAGCCTTAAATATCGGAATTTCTAAAGGAAAAGAATTAGGTTTCTTAAGTCCGCTAACACTAGGTTTAATAGCAGTAGTAATTGTTGGTCTATATGTTTTCTACAAAGTTGAAGTTAGTAAAAGTAATTCTTTTATAGATTTTTCTTTATTCAAAAATCAAGGTTATCTAGGTGCAACAATTTCTAACTTTTTACTTAATGCAGTAGCTGGAACATTATTCGTAATTAATTCTTACATGCAACAAGGTCGTGGCTTAAATTCTCAAAAAGCCGGTATGATGTCTTTAGGTTATCTAGTTTGTGTTTTAATTACTATTCGTATCGGAGAAAAATTATTACAAAAAATGGGTTCAAGAAAACCAATGTTAATTGGTACTCTTATTAATGCTATCGGGATAGCTCTTATGGCCTTAACAATGGTTCAAGGTTCAACTTATTTTGTTTTAGTATTTATTGGTTATGCCTTATTCGGAACAGGTCTTGGAATTTATGCAACACCTTCAACAGATACAGCAATTTCAAGTGTGCCAAACGAAAAAGCTGGAGTTGCAGCAGGAATTTACAAAATGGCAAGTTCATTAGGTGGAGCTATCGGAGTTACGATATCAGCAGCAGTTTATAATGGTTTAGCATCTGGCAAAGATTTTACAGCTGGAGCAACTTACGGATTAATTACTAACGTAGCATTTTGTATATTTGCAATTATGTCAATAGTATTTATAATACCTAAGAAAAAATAA
- a CDS encoding M20 family metallopeptidase — protein MNNLLNKIYKILEEKEERMIEIRRYLHENPELSFYETETAKYIKNFYKDKDCQIKTNVGDGYGIVVDIMGAKPGKTIAIRADFDALPIQEETGLPYASKKKGVMHACGHDAHTAYMLVLAETLIELKDELSGNVRVIHQPAEEVPPGGAKSMVEAGVLDNVDAVLGIHVMSTMPTGNVEYRAGAIQTGRANFKVTLKGKGGHGSMPHLANDTIVAASHFVTAVQTIISRRVNPFDTAVVTIGSFDGVGSANVIKEKVTLEGDVRIMNEEARDVIEKEFTRLLAGISSAFGLEYELDYKNDYPVLVNDYEVTALVKKSLEENKIAVVKNVLECPKQTPSEDFAYYAQEKPSCFFYVGAYKEGSVMYPHHNPKFNIDEKSILISAKAMATALLECLKENE, from the coding sequence ATGAATAATCTTTTAAATAAAATTTATAAAATTTTAGAAGAAAAAGAAGAACGCATGATAGAAATTCGTCGTTATCTGCACGAAAATCCAGAATTATCTTTTTATGAAACTGAGACGGCAAAGTATATAAAAAATTTTTATAAAGATAAGGATTGTCAGATAAAAACTAATGTTGGTGATGGCTACGGAATAGTTGTTGATATTATGGGAGCAAAACCAGGAAAAACTATTGCTATTCGTGCTGATTTTGACGCTCTACCAATTCAAGAAGAAACAGGTTTACCTTATGCTTCAAAGAAAAAAGGTGTAATGCACGCTTGTGGTCATGACGCACACACAGCCTATATGTTGGTTTTGGCAGAAACACTTATTGAATTAAAAGATGAATTAAGCGGTAATGTTAGGGTAATTCATCAGCCAGCAGAAGAAGTGCCACCGGGTGGAGCAAAATCTATGGTTGAGGCTGGGGTTCTTGATAATGTAGATGCAGTTTTAGGTATTCATGTTATGAGTACAATGCCAACAGGAAATGTTGAGTACAGGGCAGGGGCAATTCAAACAGGACGAGCAAATTTCAAGGTTACCTTAAAAGGAAAGGGTGGTCATGGTTCAATGCCACATCTTGCTAATGATACGATAGTTGCGGCATCTCATTTTGTAACTGCGGTGCAAACTATAATTAGTAGAAGAGTAAATCCTTTTGATACAGCAGTAGTTACTATTGGTTCATTTGATGGAGTGGGTTCTGCTAACGTAATAAAAGAAAAAGTAACTTTGGAGGGTGATGTTCGTATTATGAATGAAGAAGCCCGTGATGTTATCGAAAAAGAATTTACAAGATTATTAGCAGGTATCAGTTCAGCCTTTGGTCTTGAATATGAACTTGATTACAAAAATGATTATCCAGTCTTGGTAAATGATTATGAAGTTACAGCCCTAGTAAAAAAATCACTAGAAGAAAATAAAATAGCAGTAGTTAAAAATGTTCTTGAGTGTCCTAAGCAAACACCGTCAGAAGATTTTGCTTATTATGCACAAGAAAAACCAAGTTGTTTCTTTTATGTAGGAGCTTATAAAGAAGGGTCTGTAATGTATCCACACCATAATCCAAAATTTAATATTGATGAAAAATCAATATTAATATCTGCCAAAGCTATGGCAACAGCCTTATTAGAATGTTTAAAGGAGAATGAATAA